One segment of Octopus sinensis linkage group LG27, ASM634580v1, whole genome shotgun sequence DNA contains the following:
- the LOC115225405 gene encoding serine/threonine-protein phosphatase 6 regulatory ankyrin repeat subunit B-like isoform X5 — protein MDVKKIISNIVDGDFKDVERLIKENPGTVNQINSHSQTFLMAACEQGSTSLIAFLIESGANMDMSDKEGLTALHYAVKSRKIDAVASLVSRGANVNKQDSWGYTPLHRAVRKNYEDVVKVLLSSKGNNILQVTQRNNDGGTPLHLASLHGHTDTAKLLLQQNGTDVRVVDKYGCTPLHLASLHGHTDTAKLLLQQNGTDVRLVDKYGRTPLHLASLYGHTDTAKLLLQQNGTDVMLVDKYGRTPLHLASLYGHTDTAKLLLQQNGTDVRVVDNDGCTPLHHASFHGHTDTAKLLLQQNGTDVRVVTKYGRTPLHLACWDGHTDTAKLLLQQNGTDVRVVTKYGRTPLHLACWDGHTDTAKLLLQQNGIDANKLDKHGDTPLHLAVQKQHYGVVSLMLAQDSVKLDIGNHNKMTPLLEAVSRTHLGIIHKFIIHGANMNAVDNDGNNCLHLSIIKKEIFHSEVEPIPILDECCKELQLDMDRRLSGIVVLSYLASQGASLYHRNDKKVTPLDCIENQHLKEKLKTFLQSLCRWCQEKKATVTLHPCQHTVICQNCCSQLAFKQCPICRQHILRKSGFVCPKSEEEATQAVAESVECPRCREKAAQAVAESVVYPRCREKTVKTVVESFESLNLEENRSHSTSKKVEVKQQKVETPKLEEKCLQDVAKLLGVNWQQVGRNLGIRNVDLGIIRYDYPYNTKEQSFQMLHTWYTSCDPEMRTLKTLRKALKEAECFEALQCLPSEEK, from the exons ATGGATGTGAAGAAGATTATAAGCAACATTGTGGATGGGGACTTTAAAGATGTCGAACGACTTATCAAAGAAAATCCTGGAACA gTCAACCAAATAAACTCACACAGTCAAACTTTCTTAATGGCAGCTTGTGAACAGGGCAGCACAAGTCTCATAGCCTTCTTGATAGAATCTGGAGCCAATATGGACATGAGTGACAAAGAAGGTCTGACAGCATTACATTATGCTGTGAAAAG tcGTAAAATTGATGCTGTGGCCTCCTTAGTTTCCAGGGGAGCAAATGTTAATAAGCAGGACTCATGGGGCTACACACCTCTACATCGGGCTGTGAGGAAGAACTATGAAGATGTAGTCAAAGTCCTTTTAAGTAGCAAAGGAAATAACATTTTACAG GTCACTCAGCGAAATAATGATGGTGGGACACCTCTACATCTTGCCTCACttcatggacacacagacacagctaaaCTTCTCCTACAACAAAATGGCACTGATGTGAGGGTGGTGGACAAATATGGTTGCACACCTCTACATCTTGCCTCACttcatggacacacagacacagctaaaCTTCTCCTACAACAGAATGGCACTGATGTGAGGTTGGTGGACAAATATGGTCGGACACCTCTACATCTTGCCTCACtttatggacacacagacacagctaaaCTTCTCCTACAACAGAATGGCACTGATGTGATGTTGGTGGACAAATATGGTCGGACACCTCTACATCTTGCCTCACtttatggacacacagacacagctaaaCTTCTCCTACAACAGAATGGCACTGATGTGAGGGTGGTGGACAACGATGGTTGTACACCTCTACATCATGCCTCATttcatggacacacagacacagctaaaCTTCTCCTACAACAAAATGGCACTGATGTGAGGGTGGTGACCAAATATGGTCGGACACCTCTACATCTTGCCTGTTgggatggacacacagacacagctaaaCTTCTCCTACAACAAAATGGCACTGATGTGAGGGTGGTGACCAAATATGGTCGGACACCTCTACATCTTGCCTGTTgggatggacacacagacacagctaaaCTTCTCCTACAACAAAATGGCATCGATGCCAATAAACTGGACAAACATGGTGACACTCCCCTCCATCTGGCAGTTCAAAA GCAACACTATGGTGTGGTATCGTTGATGCTGGCCCAG GATTCAGTGAAACTGGATATTGGGAATCATAACAAAATGACACCATTGCTGGAAGCCGTGTCCAGGACCCACCTCGGAATAATCCATAAATTTATTATACATGGTGCAAATATGAATGCTGTCGACAATGATGGCAATAATTGTTTGCACCTCTCCataataaagaaagagatattCCATTCTGAGGTGGAACCCATTCCCATTTTAGATGAg TGCTGCAAAGAGCTCCAACTGGACATGGATAGGAGGCTCTCTGGAATAGTAGTTTTGAGTTATCTTGCCAGCCAAGGAGCCAGCTTATACCATCGTAATGATAAGAAAGTGACCCCATTGGACTGCATAGAAAATcaacatttgaaagaaaaattaaaaacatttttacaatCACT GTGTCGGTGGTGTCAAGAGAAAAAGGCTACTGTCACACTCCATCCATGTCAACATACTGTTATTTGTCAGAATTGCTGTTCTCAACTGGCATTTAAGCAATGCCCCATATGTCGACAACACATACTCCggaaaagtggatttg TGTGTCCAAAGTCTGAAGAAGAAGCAACCCAGGCAGTTGCAGAGTctgttg AGTGTCCAAGGTGTAGAGAAAAAGCAGCCCAGGCAGTTGCAGAGTCTGTTG TGTATCCAAGGTGTAGAGAAAAAACAGTCAAGACGGTTGTAGAATCttttg agagtTTAAATTTGGAGGAAAACCGCTCCCATAGCACATCGAAGAAGGTGGAAGTTAAGCAACAGAaagttg aaactCCAAAGTTAGAGGAGAAGTGTCTCCAAGATGTTGCAAAACTGTTAGGAGTCAACTGGCAGCaagttg GCAGGAATTTAGGAATCAGAAATGTCGATCTGGGGATTATCAGGTATGACTATCCTTATAACACTAAAGAGCAGAGCTTCCAGATGCTGCACACATGGTACACAAGTTGTGATCCAGAGATGCGAACACTCAAAACACTCAGAAAAGCTCTTAAGGAAGCTGAATGCTTTGAGGCACTTCAATGTCTACCTTCAGAAGAAAAGTGA
- the LOC115225405 gene encoding serine/threonine-protein phosphatase 6 regulatory ankyrin repeat subunit B-like isoform X8, with protein MDVKKIISNIVDGDFKDVERLIKENPGTVNQINSHSQTFLMAACEQGSTSLIAFLIESGANMDMSDKEGLTALHYAVKSRKIDAVASLVSRGANVNKQDSWGYTPLHRAVRKNYEDVVKVLLSSKGNNILQVTQRNNDGGTPLHLASLHGHTDTAKLLLQQNGTDVRVVDKYGCTPLHLASLHGHTDTAKLLLQQNGTDVRLVDKYGRTPLHLASLYGHTDTAKLLLQQNGTDVMLVDKYGRTPLHLASLYGHTDTAKLLLQQNGTDVRVVDNDGCTPLHHASFHGHTDTAKLLLQQNGTDVRVVTKYGRTPLHLACWDGHTDTAKLLLQQNGTDVRVVTKYGRTPLHLACWDGHTDTAKLLLQQNGIDANKLDKHGDTPLHLAVQKQHYGVVSLMLAQDSVKLDIGNHNKMTPLLEAVSRTHLGIIHKFIIHGANMNAVDNDGNNCLHLSIIKKEIFHSEVEPIPILDECCKELQLDMDRRLSGIVVLSYLASQGASLYHRNDKKVTPLDCIENQHLKEKLKTFLQSLCRWCQEKKATVTLHPCQHTVICQNCCSQLAFKQCPICRQHILRKSGFVCPKSEEEATQAVAESVECPRCREKAAQAVAESVESLNLEENRSHSTSKKVEVKQQKVETPKLEEKCLQDVAKLLGVNWQQVGRNLGIRNVDLGIIRYDYPYNTKEQSFQMLHTWYTSCDPEMRTLKTLRKALKEAECFEALQCLPSEEK; from the exons ATGGATGTGAAGAAGATTATAAGCAACATTGTGGATGGGGACTTTAAAGATGTCGAACGACTTATCAAAGAAAATCCTGGAACA gTCAACCAAATAAACTCACACAGTCAAACTTTCTTAATGGCAGCTTGTGAACAGGGCAGCACAAGTCTCATAGCCTTCTTGATAGAATCTGGAGCCAATATGGACATGAGTGACAAAGAAGGTCTGACAGCATTACATTATGCTGTGAAAAG tcGTAAAATTGATGCTGTGGCCTCCTTAGTTTCCAGGGGAGCAAATGTTAATAAGCAGGACTCATGGGGCTACACACCTCTACATCGGGCTGTGAGGAAGAACTATGAAGATGTAGTCAAAGTCCTTTTAAGTAGCAAAGGAAATAACATTTTACAG GTCACTCAGCGAAATAATGATGGTGGGACACCTCTACATCTTGCCTCACttcatggacacacagacacagctaaaCTTCTCCTACAACAAAATGGCACTGATGTGAGGGTGGTGGACAAATATGGTTGCACACCTCTACATCTTGCCTCACttcatggacacacagacacagctaaaCTTCTCCTACAACAGAATGGCACTGATGTGAGGTTGGTGGACAAATATGGTCGGACACCTCTACATCTTGCCTCACtttatggacacacagacacagctaaaCTTCTCCTACAACAGAATGGCACTGATGTGATGTTGGTGGACAAATATGGTCGGACACCTCTACATCTTGCCTCACtttatggacacacagacacagctaaaCTTCTCCTACAACAGAATGGCACTGATGTGAGGGTGGTGGACAACGATGGTTGTACACCTCTACATCATGCCTCATttcatggacacacagacacagctaaaCTTCTCCTACAACAAAATGGCACTGATGTGAGGGTGGTGACCAAATATGGTCGGACACCTCTACATCTTGCCTGTTgggatggacacacagacacagctaaaCTTCTCCTACAACAAAATGGCACTGATGTGAGGGTGGTGACCAAATATGGTCGGACACCTCTACATCTTGCCTGTTgggatggacacacagacacagctaaaCTTCTCCTACAACAAAATGGCATCGATGCCAATAAACTGGACAAACATGGTGACACTCCCCTCCATCTGGCAGTTCAAAA GCAACACTATGGTGTGGTATCGTTGATGCTGGCCCAG GATTCAGTGAAACTGGATATTGGGAATCATAACAAAATGACACCATTGCTGGAAGCCGTGTCCAGGACCCACCTCGGAATAATCCATAAATTTATTATACATGGTGCAAATATGAATGCTGTCGACAATGATGGCAATAATTGTTTGCACCTCTCCataataaagaaagagatattCCATTCTGAGGTGGAACCCATTCCCATTTTAGATGAg TGCTGCAAAGAGCTCCAACTGGACATGGATAGGAGGCTCTCTGGAATAGTAGTTTTGAGTTATCTTGCCAGCCAAGGAGCCAGCTTATACCATCGTAATGATAAGAAAGTGACCCCATTGGACTGCATAGAAAATcaacatttgaaagaaaaattaaaaacatttttacaatCACT GTGTCGGTGGTGTCAAGAGAAAAAGGCTACTGTCACACTCCATCCATGTCAACATACTGTTATTTGTCAGAATTGCTGTTCTCAACTGGCATTTAAGCAATGCCCCATATGTCGACAACACATACTCCggaaaagtggatttg TGTGTCCAAAGTCTGAAGAAGAAGCAACCCAGGCAGTTGCAGAGTctgttg AGTGTCCAAGGTGTAGAGAAAAAGCAGCCCAGGCAGTTGCAGAGTCTGTTG agagtTTAAATTTGGAGGAAAACCGCTCCCATAGCACATCGAAGAAGGTGGAAGTTAAGCAACAGAaagttg aaactCCAAAGTTAGAGGAGAAGTGTCTCCAAGATGTTGCAAAACTGTTAGGAGTCAACTGGCAGCaagttg GCAGGAATTTAGGAATCAGAAATGTCGATCTGGGGATTATCAGGTATGACTATCCTTATAACACTAAAGAGCAGAGCTTCCAGATGCTGCACACATGGTACACAAGTTGTGATCCAGAGATGCGAACACTCAAAACACTCAGAAAAGCTCTTAAGGAAGCTGAATGCTTTGAGGCACTTCAATGTCTACCTTCAGAAGAAAAGTGA
- the LOC115225405 gene encoding serine/threonine-protein phosphatase 6 regulatory ankyrin repeat subunit B-like isoform X13, translating to MDVKKIISNIVDGDFKDVERLIKENPGTVNQINSHSQTFLMAACEQGSTSLIAFLIESGANMDMSDKEGLTALHYAVKSRKIDAVASLVSRGANVNKQDSWGYTPLHRAVRKNYEDVVKVLLSSKGNNILQVTQRNNDGGTPLHLASLHGHTDTAKLLLQQNGTDVRVVDKYGCTPLHLASLHGHTDTAKLLLQQNGTDVRLVDKYGRTPLHLASLYGHTDTAKLLLQQNGTDVMLVDKYGRTPLHLASLYGHTDTAKLLLQQNGTDVRVVDNDGCTPLHHASFHGHTDTAKLLLQQNGTDVRVVTKYGRTPLHLACWDGHTDTAKLLLQQNGTDVRVVTKYGRTPLHLACWDGHTDTAKLLLQQNGIDANKLDKHGDTPLHLAVQKQHYGVVSLMLAQDSVKLDIGNHNKMTPLLEAVSRTHLGIIHKFIIHGANMNAVDNDGNNCLHLSIIKKEIFHSEVEPIPILDECCKELQLDMDRRLSGIVVLSYLASQGASLYHRNDKKVTPLDCIENQHLKEKLKTFLQSLCRWCQEKKATVTLHPCQHTVICQNCCSQLAFKQCPICRQHILRKSGFVCPKSEEEATQAVAESVECPRCREKAAQAVAESVETPKLEEKCLQDVAKLLGVNWQQVGRNLGIRNVDLGIIRYDYPYNTKEQSFQMLHTWYTSCDPEMRTLKTLRKALKEAECFEALQCLPSEEK from the exons ATGGATGTGAAGAAGATTATAAGCAACATTGTGGATGGGGACTTTAAAGATGTCGAACGACTTATCAAAGAAAATCCTGGAACA gTCAACCAAATAAACTCACACAGTCAAACTTTCTTAATGGCAGCTTGTGAACAGGGCAGCACAAGTCTCATAGCCTTCTTGATAGAATCTGGAGCCAATATGGACATGAGTGACAAAGAAGGTCTGACAGCATTACATTATGCTGTGAAAAG tcGTAAAATTGATGCTGTGGCCTCCTTAGTTTCCAGGGGAGCAAATGTTAATAAGCAGGACTCATGGGGCTACACACCTCTACATCGGGCTGTGAGGAAGAACTATGAAGATGTAGTCAAAGTCCTTTTAAGTAGCAAAGGAAATAACATTTTACAG GTCACTCAGCGAAATAATGATGGTGGGACACCTCTACATCTTGCCTCACttcatggacacacagacacagctaaaCTTCTCCTACAACAAAATGGCACTGATGTGAGGGTGGTGGACAAATATGGTTGCACACCTCTACATCTTGCCTCACttcatggacacacagacacagctaaaCTTCTCCTACAACAGAATGGCACTGATGTGAGGTTGGTGGACAAATATGGTCGGACACCTCTACATCTTGCCTCACtttatggacacacagacacagctaaaCTTCTCCTACAACAGAATGGCACTGATGTGATGTTGGTGGACAAATATGGTCGGACACCTCTACATCTTGCCTCACtttatggacacacagacacagctaaaCTTCTCCTACAACAGAATGGCACTGATGTGAGGGTGGTGGACAACGATGGTTGTACACCTCTACATCATGCCTCATttcatggacacacagacacagctaaaCTTCTCCTACAACAAAATGGCACTGATGTGAGGGTGGTGACCAAATATGGTCGGACACCTCTACATCTTGCCTGTTgggatggacacacagacacagctaaaCTTCTCCTACAACAAAATGGCACTGATGTGAGGGTGGTGACCAAATATGGTCGGACACCTCTACATCTTGCCTGTTgggatggacacacagacacagctaaaCTTCTCCTACAACAAAATGGCATCGATGCCAATAAACTGGACAAACATGGTGACACTCCCCTCCATCTGGCAGTTCAAAA GCAACACTATGGTGTGGTATCGTTGATGCTGGCCCAG GATTCAGTGAAACTGGATATTGGGAATCATAACAAAATGACACCATTGCTGGAAGCCGTGTCCAGGACCCACCTCGGAATAATCCATAAATTTATTATACATGGTGCAAATATGAATGCTGTCGACAATGATGGCAATAATTGTTTGCACCTCTCCataataaagaaagagatattCCATTCTGAGGTGGAACCCATTCCCATTTTAGATGAg TGCTGCAAAGAGCTCCAACTGGACATGGATAGGAGGCTCTCTGGAATAGTAGTTTTGAGTTATCTTGCCAGCCAAGGAGCCAGCTTATACCATCGTAATGATAAGAAAGTGACCCCATTGGACTGCATAGAAAATcaacatttgaaagaaaaattaaaaacatttttacaatCACT GTGTCGGTGGTGTCAAGAGAAAAAGGCTACTGTCACACTCCATCCATGTCAACATACTGTTATTTGTCAGAATTGCTGTTCTCAACTGGCATTTAAGCAATGCCCCATATGTCGACAACACATACTCCggaaaagtggatttg TGTGTCCAAAGTCTGAAGAAGAAGCAACCCAGGCAGTTGCAGAGTctgttg AGTGTCCAAGGTGTAGAGAAAAAGCAGCCCAGGCAGTTGCAGAGTCTGTTG aaactCCAAAGTTAGAGGAGAAGTGTCTCCAAGATGTTGCAAAACTGTTAGGAGTCAACTGGCAGCaagttg GCAGGAATTTAGGAATCAGAAATGTCGATCTGGGGATTATCAGGTATGACTATCCTTATAACACTAAAGAGCAGAGCTTCCAGATGCTGCACACATGGTACACAAGTTGTGATCCAGAGATGCGAACACTCAAAACACTCAGAAAAGCTCTTAAGGAAGCTGAATGCTTTGAGGCACTTCAATGTCTACCTTCAGAAGAAAAGTGA
- the LOC115225405 gene encoding ankyrin repeat, PH and SEC7 domain containing protein secG-like isoform X14, translated as MDVKKIISNIVDGDFKDVERLIKENPGTVNQINSHSQTFLMAACEQGSTSLIAFLIESGANMDMSDKEGLTALHYAVKSRKIDAVASLVSRGANVNKQDSWGYTPLHRAVRKNYEDVVKVLLSSKGNNILQVTQRNNDGGTPLHLASLHGHTDTAKLLLQQNGTDVRVVDKYGCTPLHLASLHGHTDTAKLLLQQNGTDVRLVDKYGRTPLHLASLYGHTDTAKLLLQQNGTDVMLVDKYGRTPLHLASLYGHTDTAKLLLQQNGTDVRVVDNDGCTPLHHASFHGHTDTAKLLLQQNGIDANKLDKHGDTPLHLAVQKQHYGVVSLMLAQDSVKLDIGNHNKMTPLLEAVSRTHLGIIHKFIIHGANMNAVDNDGNNCLHLSIIKKEIFHSEVEPIPILDECCKELQLDMDRRLSGIVVLSYLASQGASLYHRNDKKVTPLDCIENQHLKEKLKTFLQSLCRWCQEKKATVTLHPCQHTVICQNCCSQLAFKQCPICRQHILRKSGFVCPKSEEEATQAVAESVECPRCREKAVKTVVESIECPRCREKAAQAVAESVVYPRCREKTVKTVVESFESLNLEENRSHSTSKKVEVKQQKVETPKLEEKCLQDVAKLLGVNWQQVGRNLGIRNVDLGIIRYDYPYNTKEQSFQMLHTWYTSCDPEMRTLKTLRKALKEAECFEALQCLPSEEK; from the exons ATGGATGTGAAGAAGATTATAAGCAACATTGTGGATGGGGACTTTAAAGATGTCGAACGACTTATCAAAGAAAATCCTGGAACA gTCAACCAAATAAACTCACACAGTCAAACTTTCTTAATGGCAGCTTGTGAACAGGGCAGCACAAGTCTCATAGCCTTCTTGATAGAATCTGGAGCCAATATGGACATGAGTGACAAAGAAGGTCTGACAGCATTACATTATGCTGTGAAAAG tcGTAAAATTGATGCTGTGGCCTCCTTAGTTTCCAGGGGAGCAAATGTTAATAAGCAGGACTCATGGGGCTACACACCTCTACATCGGGCTGTGAGGAAGAACTATGAAGATGTAGTCAAAGTCCTTTTAAGTAGCAAAGGAAATAACATTTTACAG GTCACTCAGCGAAATAATGATGGTGGGACACCTCTACATCTTGCCTCACttcatggacacacagacacagctaaaCTTCTCCTACAACAAAATGGCACTGATGTGAGGGTGGTGGACAAATATGGTTGCACACCTCTACATCTTGCCTCACttcatggacacacagacacagctaaaCTTCTCCTACAACAGAATGGCACTGATGTGAGGTTGGTGGACAAATATGGTCGGACACCTCTACATCTTGCCTCACtttatggacacacagacacagctaaaCTTCTCCTACAACAGAATGGCACTGATGTGATGTTGGTGGACAAATATGGTCGGACACCTCTACATCTTGCCTCACtttatggacacacagacacagctaaaCTTCTCCTACAACAGAATGGCACTGATGTGAGGGTGGTGGACAACGATGGTTGTACACCTCTACATCATGCCTCATttcatggacacacagacacagctaaaCTTCTCCTACAACAAA ATGGCATCGATGCCAATAAACTGGACAAACATGGTGACACTCCCCTCCATCTGGCAGTTCAAAA GCAACACTATGGTGTGGTATCGTTGATGCTGGCCCAG GATTCAGTGAAACTGGATATTGGGAATCATAACAAAATGACACCATTGCTGGAAGCCGTGTCCAGGACCCACCTCGGAATAATCCATAAATTTATTATACATGGTGCAAATATGAATGCTGTCGACAATGATGGCAATAATTGTTTGCACCTCTCCataataaagaaagagatattCCATTCTGAGGTGGAACCCATTCCCATTTTAGATGAg TGCTGCAAAGAGCTCCAACTGGACATGGATAGGAGGCTCTCTGGAATAGTAGTTTTGAGTTATCTTGCCAGCCAAGGAGCCAGCTTATACCATCGTAATGATAAGAAAGTGACCCCATTGGACTGCATAGAAAATcaacatttgaaagaaaaattaaaaacatttttacaatCACT GTGTCGGTGGTGTCAAGAGAAAAAGGCTACTGTCACACTCCATCCATGTCAACATACTGTTATTTGTCAGAATTGCTGTTCTCAACTGGCATTTAAGCAATGCCCCATATGTCGACAACACATACTCCggaaaagtggatttg TGTGTCCAAAGTCTGAAGAAGAAGCAACCCAGGCAGTTGCAGAGTctgttg AGTGTCCAAGGTGTAGAGAAAAAGCAGTCAAGACGGTTGTAGAATCtattg AGTGTCCAAGGTGTAGAGAAAAAGCAGCCCAGGCAGTTGCAGAGTCTGTTG TGTATCCAAGGTGTAGAGAAAAAACAGTCAAGACGGTTGTAGAATCttttg agagtTTAAATTTGGAGGAAAACCGCTCCCATAGCACATCGAAGAAGGTGGAAGTTAAGCAACAGAaagttg aaactCCAAAGTTAGAGGAGAAGTGTCTCCAAGATGTTGCAAAACTGTTAGGAGTCAACTGGCAGCaagttg GCAGGAATTTAGGAATCAGAAATGTCGATCTGGGGATTATCAGGTATGACTATCCTTATAACACTAAAGAGCAGAGCTTCCAGATGCTGCACACATGGTACACAAGTTGTGATCCAGAGATGCGAACACTCAAAACACTCAGAAAAGCTCTTAAGGAAGCTGAATGCTTTGAGGCACTTCAATGTCTACCTTCAGAAGAAAAGTGA